The DNA region ATGAAGTTTGATCGCAAATACAGGGCCGCTGATGACACGGGGAAGATAGCATGGAAACCACCCAGCTGGTTTTGGGACTGGAGGGGGCACGTTGTCGGTGTTGCGGGATATTAGTGGATTTGTGATGGATCTTGGTGGTTTATGGTGTTGTGGAATTGCGGTTTTGAGTTTTTGGTTTCATTTTTAGTggctttttatttatttatttgCAGCTCAAGGTTATTGGAGGATCAGCTGGTCTGGGGTTCTAGAGCACAGGTATATCTAGTGATCAATATCAAGATTGAACATGTTAATGATCTCAATGGTTATGTCCCATTCTGTCAAGCATCACCGTAAGTACCTACCTAACGCCCTTACAATGGCGAGCTCATGAAGGTAGCAACAGGTAGTATCTCCTGCTATATCAAAAATCCCGTATATCAGCGGCTATCAACTATCCTGTGAGACCCAGCCTCATTCAAGACCCCTATTGCAGACAAGGAAGTCAGAACAACAATTAACCCCTGTCCGGGACACTGGCAAGGCTCTGACCTGCGCCGCAAAGGGGGCTTGATGAGCTGAACCACCATTGGACACCAAATCAAACGGTATTGGCCAAGATTTGCCTGGACCACCTGCACTCTGCACTGTCACCACCTATCACACCCCACGATGGCTTAGTTTGGCGCCCAAAAGTCTGCAGCGTAACCGCCACCATTCATTCCAAGGCAGACGATCAATTCTGGGCAACATAGCACAAGTACCGGTACCTTCCTGGGGCTGAACCCCTAAACGCGAGATACCCCAAGATTGCACGACAAAGACTGTTACCTGACTTCCCACCTCCATCATTTCCAACCTCAAATCATCATCGCGTCATGACACCAACTAAGAACCATGCGCCGCGACAATGTTAACCGGCATGGAATTTTGGAAAGacttccccatcaccaacaacaacgacagcaacACCTTGCCATTATTACCCATCACCAGCCCAGAAACATGGCTCCGTTTAATGAACCACTCCACCGCCAAGCTCGGCCTCTCCTACTTCCCACCAAACCTCATCGCCGTCCCTCACAACTTCTCCTCATTTGACACCATCCCAACCAACAGCCTggtcatcaccctccccgacccAGACTCCTCCCGCTTAGAAAACAACCCTCAGCAATTAGACCAACTAATCTACGGTCTCATCTGCACGTTAGCCGGCATCTGGGTGGCAGCCTGGGCAGCATGGACGTGGTACCACAACGGCACTCTTCTCATCCCACGAGTATCACCACCAGGCTCAAAAGACGTAAACAATGACGTCGAACTCGGCGCCCACACCGCAGCAGTGGATTTCGTCTCCCCTGAAACATTCCACGCTGGGTTtctaaagtattattatgATGTCGGCGGGGATGAGCACCAATTGGCGGACAATATCTTCAACCACTCCGCTGACTCTCACAATAAGCGGGAGAAGCCAGTCacgggggaggatgtggaggagttgaCAAAGTTGGTGCAAAAGATGTACGAGATTGATGTTGAACTGTTTGGGTTGCAAGATGCGAGGTATATCACCGAGGATAAAAAGGATAAactgaggaggaagagggaggcgatgCTAgtggaggcggcgagggtggtggaatCTTGGGCGGATAGGCGGTGGTTGCACATCAAcaaatgggaggagggggagtatgaCACTGTCTTGGAGATTCTGGACGTGCTGAGGGAGTATGTCGAGGCGGAGAGGCAGAAGAGGGTGTATGTCTATTAATAATGGAACATTTATGCAAAGGCAAGATGTATTTGTTGCTAAAGTAATAACAGAAGAAATCAAAAATGTGCACAGAAATCACCTGACCTGGCCGTGAACAAAACCAACAGCGATATATCCCAAGCGCAACCCCCCAACAAGACATCACGTCGTCATTTCTACAATCCGAGCCATGTTGATTCTCAACCGTccccttcatcttcttcctgcatccacctccaccaagaATTCACCTCCTAAACTGCGcactcccatcctccccaacccccatcctAGCCTCCATCTCCGCAGGCAAtctatcctcctcctgggTCTCCTTCCAGTTATTCCCCCCCTTGATCTCCACCGTCGGcttcccaaacccaaaatCAAAAGCAACATCATGCTCACTCTCCCAATCCAGCTTCTGCCTCTCCTGCACCGGCAACCCCGCCGCGCTCTCCAAATCCCGCTTGCTACTACCACCACTGGCAGCACTGCCAGACCGTGTATGTCTCCTGAACGGGTTGTTCTCCATCCGCTTGTGCCACATGATGtagaggatgacgatgagcAGGACCAACGAGCCGCCTCCCAGACCGGCTGCAACGCCGAttttggtggagagggggatcCCGCTGCTTTCAGATGGGGTGGggctggtggaggggaggggggtgttaTCGAGGGGAAGGTCGGGGGAaacgttggtgttggttagggggtttgtggtgtcggaggttgttgggggagaggagctgTCGGTAGCCTCGTCGTCGACTACGGCGTTTACTTGGGTCGGTTGGGGTGGGGTGAAGACCGACATGAAGGGGGAGCCGTTGGCAGGTGTGACGAGgctgaggaagggggaagtGTTGGCGGGTTGGTcggcggttgttgttggggcgGGGGTTGAAGCAGGAGCAGCGGTGGTATCGGCTGGCAGTgaggggagcgggaggagtACTGCACCGCCGGCGCCAGAGTCTGCACctggggagggagctggagggacATCGGGCGCTGGGGCTGGCGAGGGCACAGGTTCGGGGTCTTCTTGCTCGGCGGGAGGGTCGGCAATGACAATCGGCGCTGGTACGGGTGCCGGTCCTGGGCTTGGCTCTGGTGATGGAGCGGGAGCTGGTGCAGGCGTTGGTTCTTCGACTGCTGGAATCTCCGCGACGGGCACAGGCACCTGTACAACTGGAGCAGTCGATTCTTCAGGCGTCGGTTCGGGAGTCGGAGCCTCAACGACGGGTGTCTCCTCCACAGCGGGCGATTCTTCCTCCGCAGGCGTTGGGGAAGGAGTTGGTTCTGGAGTCGCAACTGCCTCCTCATCCGGCGTTATCGTCTCTGGTGGCCCGATAACCCCGTCCAAAATCTCTGTCGGATCCGGAAGGGCGCCCACGATATCATCCGCCACCGTCGGCACCGGGACCGCATCGATCAAATCCTGAAGTCCAGGCACAAGCCCTCCCCCATCTGACCCTGCCGGTTCCTCAACACCATTACTGTCCCCTCCCAACAAATCATCCAATGTCGGCAACTGGGCCATCGCCAGCGCGGCCTGAAGCCAAAAAAAGCGGATGACCAGCATCGTTCGATATTttccaaacaacaaaaatTACAAGAATagaagatgaagaaaaaTAGGCCAACGCCAGGGCTCAGTACAACAAAAACATCTTGGGCTGGTGCCAAAAGTGAAAGCCAAACGACAACCAGTTGTCG from Podospora pseudopauciseta strain CBS 411.78 chromosome 6, whole genome shotgun sequence includes:
- a CDS encoding hypothetical protein (EggNog:ENOG503P80I) — encoded protein: MLTGMEFWKDFPITNNNDSNTLPLLPITSPETWLRLMNHSTAKLGLSYFPPNLIAVPHNFSSFDTIPTNSLVITLPDPDSSRLENNPQQLDQLIYGLICTLAGIWVAAWAAWTWYHNGTLLIPRVSPPGSKDVNNDVELGAHTAAVDFVSPETFHAGFLKYYYDVGGDEHQLADNIFNHSADSHNKREKPVTGEDVEELTKLVQKMYEIDVELFGLQDARYITEDKKDKLRRKREAMLVEAARVVESWADRRWLHINKWEEGEYDTVLEILDVLREYVEAERQKRVYVY
- a CDS encoding hypothetical protein (EggNog:ENOG503PRWK) — protein: MLVIRFFWLQAALAMAQLPTLDDLLGGDSNGVEEPAGSDGGGLVPGLQDLIDAVPVPTVADDIVGALPDPTEILDGVIGPPETITPDEEAVATPEPTPSPTPAEEESPAVEETPVVEAPTPEPTPEESTAPVVQVPVPVAEIPAVEEPTPAPAPAPSPEPSPGPAPVPAPIVIADPPAEQEDPEPVPSPAPAPDVPPAPSPGADSGAGGAVLLPLPSLPADTTAAPASTPAPTTTADQPANTSPFLSLVTPANGSPFMSVFTPPQPTQVNAVVDDEATDSSSPPTTSDTTNPLTNTNVSPDLPLDNTPLPSTSPTPSESSGIPLSTKIGVAAGLGGGSLVLLIVILYIMWHKRMENNPFRRHTRSGSAASGGSSKRDLESAAGLPVQERQKLDWESEHDVAFDFGFGKPTVEIKGGNNWKETQEEDRLPAEMEARMGVGEDGSAQFRR